The proteins below come from a single Fusobacterium sp. JB019 genomic window:
- the brnQ gene encoding branched-chain amino acid transport system II carrier protein, with protein MKKKEIIIMGFALFAMFFGAGNLIFPPSIGVNVGKDWFFSGIGFLLTGVGLPLLGILSFTKIGKLDNFAIKISSRFNTTYCTCLVLVIGPLFAIPRTGSTTLEMGILPFVNSNYHFFVSIIGSILFFSLTLALVLKKSTITDIIGKFLTPIILIILILLSFLGITKDIGSPISKDVDNVFTYGFINGYQTMDAIASVLFGSIIVKGLEEKGITNFNEKKKYLSIAGIIAALGLGLIYFCLIYLGARISGISNFSSTTMASLYLAQITMGHLGKLIFGICVSAACLTTSVGLVALVGDWFEKITTFSYKNIATFTCIFSAIMAINGVDFIIKLSVPVLCILYPVTIILILLNIFEVSNKLVYRTATYTTLTIVILQMITSTLKISYLYNFFNSIPFSKSGFAWLFPCLIGIIISIIISKKRTKVL; from the coding sequence ATGAAAAAAAAAGAAATTATTATTATGGGTTTTGCTTTATTTGCGATGTTTTTTGGAGCAGGAAATTTAATATTTCCTCCTTCTATAGGAGTTAATGTAGGAAAAGATTGGTTTTTTTCTGGAATAGGTTTTCTTCTTACTGGAGTAGGGTTACCTTTACTAGGTATTCTTTCTTTCACTAAAATTGGAAAATTAGATAATTTTGCAATTAAAATTTCTTCTCGTTTCAATACTACTTATTGCACTTGTTTAGTTTTAGTAATTGGACCTTTATTTGCTATTCCTAGAACAGGATCCACAACTTTAGAAATGGGTATCCTTCCTTTTGTTAATAGCAACTATCATTTCTTTGTATCTATTATAGGATCTATTCTTTTTTTTAGCTTAACCTTAGCTTTAGTTTTAAAAAAATCTACTATTACCGATATTATTGGAAAATTTTTAACACCTATTATTTTAATAATTCTTATATTATTATCTTTTTTAGGAATAACAAAGGATATAGGATCTCCAATTTCTAAAGATGTAGATAATGTATTTACTTATGGATTTATTAATGGATATCAAACTATGGATGCTATTGCTTCTGTTTTATTTGGAAGTATTATTGTAAAAGGTTTAGAAGAAAAAGGAATAACTAATTTTAATGAAAAGAAAAAATATTTATCTATTGCAGGAATCATTGCTGCTCTTGGACTTGGACTTATTTATTTTTGTTTAATTTATTTAGGAGCTCGAATAAGTGGCATTTCTAATTTTTCTTCAACAACAATGGCTTCTCTATATCTTGCACAGATAACAATGGGACATTTAGGAAAATTAATTTTTGGAATTTGTGTTTCTGCAGCTTGTTTAACTACTTCTGTTGGACTAGTTGCTCTAGTTGGAGACTGGTTTGAAAAAATAACCACTTTTTCTTATAAAAATATTGCAACCTTCACTTGTATTTTTTCAGCTATTATGGCTATTAATGGTGTTGATTTCATTATAAAATTATCTGTTCCTGTTTTATGTATTCTTTATCCTGTTACAATAATTTTAATACTTCTTAATATTTTTGAAGTATCAAATAAGCTAGTTTATAGAACAGCTACTTATACAACTCTAACAATTGTTATTTTGCAAATGATTACTAGTACTTTAAAAATTTCATATCTTTATAATTTTTTTAATTCAATTCCTTTTTCTAAATCTGGTTTTGCATGGCTTTTCCCTTGCCTAATCGGAATTATTATTTCAATTATTATCTCAAAAAAAAGAACCAAAGTTTTATAA
- a CDS encoding CoA-transferase, giving the protein MRPISIITAEAAANLIKDESTVFIGGFVGVNAPEALNKAAEKRFLETGSPKNLFVYFAAGQGNRDGSQTDHYAHEGMVRKVVGGHWNMIPKMGKMALENKIEAYNFPQGTLCQLLRDTAAKKPGIITHVGLNTYVDPRISGGKLNNITKEDLVELIEIHGEEKLFYNAIPIDICFIRGTYADESGNISLEREVATLEATSAAQATKNNGGVVVVQVEKILKNGMLDPKLVKIPRIYVDAVVIAEPEDHEQCFGCSYDPAMTGEVVIPLNSIETPKMSTKKIIGRRAAMELTEDTVVNLGIGVPEYISSVANEEGIGEYFTLTVEAGAVGGIPQGGTRFGGSINPECILDQPYQFDFYDGGGIDLAFLGLAEADAKGNINVSKFGPRIAGCGGFINITQNAKKTYFCGTFTTGGLKTKIENGKLVILEEGKKIKFVEEVEHITFSGDYANKINQPVKYITERAVFELRKDGVYLVEVAPGIDIQNQIIDLMGFVPKIDGKVELMDERIFKDQVMGLKR; this is encoded by the coding sequence ATGAGACCAATTTCAATAATAACAGCAGAAGCAGCAGCAAACTTAATAAAAGATGAATCAACAGTATTTATTGGAGGGTTTGTTGGAGTTAATGCTCCAGAAGCTTTGAATAAAGCAGCAGAAAAAAGATTTTTAGAAACAGGATCACCTAAAAATTTATTCGTTTATTTTGCAGCAGGGCAAGGTAATAGAGATGGAAGTCAAACAGATCACTATGCACATGAAGGAATGGTAAGGAAAGTAGTTGGCGGGCATTGGAATATGATTCCTAAAATGGGAAAGATGGCTTTAGAAAATAAGATAGAAGCTTATAACTTTCCACAAGGGACTCTATGTCAATTATTGAGAGATACAGCAGCTAAAAAACCTGGGATAATCACACACGTAGGGCTAAATACTTATGTGGATCCTAGAATTTCAGGAGGAAAATTAAACAATATAACTAAAGAAGATTTAGTTGAGTTAATTGAAATTCATGGAGAAGAAAAATTATTTTATAATGCTATTCCTATAGATATTTGTTTTATCAGAGGAACATATGCTGATGAATCTGGAAATATTAGCTTAGAAAGAGAAGTAGCAACTTTAGAAGCAACTTCTGCAGCACAGGCAACTAAAAATAATGGTGGGGTTGTAGTAGTTCAAGTAGAAAAAATATTAAAAAATGGGATGTTAGATCCTAAATTAGTTAAGATACCAAGAATATATGTGGATGCCGTTGTAATAGCAGAGCCAGAAGATCATGAACAGTGTTTTGGATGTTCTTATGATCCAGCAATGACTGGAGAAGTTGTTATTCCTTTAAATAGCATAGAAACTCCTAAAATGAGTACTAAAAAAATAATAGGAAGAAGAGCTGCAATGGAGTTAACTGAGGATACAGTAGTTAATTTAGGAATAGGAGTTCCTGAATACATTTCATCAGTTGCAAATGAAGAAGGAATAGGAGAATATTTTACTCTTACAGTTGAGGCAGGAGCAGTTGGAGGAATACCTCAAGGTGGAACTCGTTTTGGAGGGTCTATAAATCCAGAATGTATATTAGATCAACCTTATCAATTTGATTTTTATGATGGTGGGGGAATCGATTTAGCATTTTTAGGCTTAGCAGAAGCAGATGCGAAAGGTAACATAAATGTATCAAAATTTGGTCCTAGAATAGCAGGATGTGGAGGATTTATTAATATAACTCAAAACGCTAAAAAAACATATTTTTGTGGAACATTTACTACAGGAGGATTGAAAACAAAAATAGAAAATGGGAAATTAGTAATTTTAGAAGAGGGCAAGAAAATAAAGTTTGTAGAAGAAGTAGAACATATAACTTTTAGTGGAGATTATGCAAATAAAATTAATCAGCCTGTTAAATATATTACTGAAAGAGCTGTTTTTGAATTAAGAAAAGATGGAGTTTATTTAGTAGAAGTAGCTCCAGGGATTGATATACAAAATCAGATAATTGATTTAATGGGATTTGTTCCTAAAATAGATGGAAAAGTTGAGCTGATGGATGAAAGAATTTTTAAAGATCAAGTAATGGGATTAAAAAGATAA
- a CDS encoding M20 family metallopeptidase, producing the protein MLEKIEKKYKEIFSDLKHLNEYLYNNPEIGREEIKASKAHIELLKNNGFEITEKYIGIKTAYKAEYKSKKKGPRICFMAEYDALPEIGHGCGHNILGVTSVGAGIILKEFVDIYGGSVIVLGTPAEENFGAKVDMAKAGVFDDIDVAIISHPTGGCHKKSSSSQAIQALEFKYIGKSAHAAGDPYNGINALDAVIQLFNSVNALRQQIKPTSKIHGIISKGGEAANIIPDLGVANFYIREKTTKEMEKLSEKVINCAKGGAIATGCKLEIRNYEYTFKHLITNEKLSNIYSENLMKLGIKKIEMSESDGSTDAGDVSHVCPTIHSYFPIANKELVGHSLEFAKATITKEAYKGMKEAMFAMILTGIDIITKKDLLEDVKKEFKKIKKYN; encoded by the coding sequence ATGTTAGAGAAAATAGAAAAAAAATATAAAGAAATATTTTCAGATTTAAAACATTTAAATGAATATTTATATAATAATCCAGAAATTGGAAGAGAGGAAATAAAAGCGTCAAAAGCGCATATAGAATTATTAAAAAATAATGGATTTGAAATAACTGAAAAATATATAGGGATAAAAACAGCCTATAAAGCAGAATATAAATCTAAAAAAAAGGGACCTAGAATTTGTTTTATGGCAGAATATGATGCGTTACCTGAAATAGGACATGGATGTGGTCATAATATATTAGGAGTGACAAGTGTTGGAGCAGGAATAATATTAAAAGAATTTGTGGATATTTATGGAGGAAGTGTTATAGTACTGGGAACTCCAGCAGAAGAAAACTTTGGTGCAAAAGTAGATATGGCAAAAGCAGGGGTATTTGATGATATAGATGTAGCTATAATATCTCATCCAACAGGGGGATGTCATAAAAAAAGTTCATCTAGCCAAGCTATTCAAGCCTTAGAATTTAAATATATAGGGAAAAGTGCCCATGCAGCGGGAGATCCTTATAATGGGATTAATGCTTTAGATGCAGTTATTCAATTATTCAATAGCGTTAATGCTTTAAGACAGCAAATAAAACCTACTTCAAAAATACATGGGATAATTTCTAAAGGTGGAGAAGCAGCAAATATTATTCCTGATTTAGGGGTGGCTAATTTCTATATTAGAGAAAAAACAACTAAAGAAATGGAAAAATTAAGTGAAAAAGTAATAAATTGTGCTAAGGGAGGAGCAATAGCTACTGGTTGTAAATTAGAAATAAGAAATTATGAATATACATTTAAACATTTAATTACAAATGAAAAATTATCAAATATTTATAGTGAAAATTTGATGAAATTAGGAATAAAGAAAATAGAAATGTCAGAATCTGATGGTTCAACAGATGCAGGGGATGTAAGTCATGTTTGTCCCACAATTCATTCTTATTTTCCAATAGCAAACAAAGAGTTGGTAGGTCATAGTTTAGAATTTGCAAAGGCAACTATAACAAAAGAAGCTTATAAAGGAATGAAGGAAGCTATGTTTGCGATGATTTTAACAGGAATAGATATAATTACAAAAAAAGATTTACTTGAAGATGTAAAAAAAGAATTTAAAAAAATTAAAAAATATAATTAA
- a CDS encoding basic amino acid ABC transporter substrate-binding protein produces MKKILVLMLTVVVFSFSFGMKKIYVGTNAEFKPYEYLEGDKIVGFDIELMEAMAGKLNYEVKWVNMSFSGLLPALQSNKIDIVIAGMAATPERAKAVDFSKPYLAFGTGHAVIVNKDSNILIKEDLKDKEVGVQLGSKQEQLAEKEGAKIVLFDSFAGAILALKQNKIDAVVMDENSGEEYMKKTKELKIVDKIMDNSPGESLAFKKGNKKLLKEFEIAFEKVLKNGEYLELVKKYFPNKVEKNIIK; encoded by the coding sequence ATGAAAAAAATATTAGTTTTAATGTTAACAGTGGTTGTTTTTAGTTTTAGTTTTGGAATGAAAAAAATATATGTTGGTACAAATGCAGAATTTAAGCCTTATGAGTATTTAGAAGGAGATAAAATAGTAGGTTTTGATATAGAGCTTATGGAGGCTATGGCTGGAAAATTAAATTATGAAGTTAAATGGGTAAATATGAGTTTTTCAGGTTTATTACCAGCTTTACAAAGTAATAAAATAGATATTGTAATAGCTGGTATGGCAGCAACTCCAGAAAGAGCAAAAGCGGTAGATTTTTCTAAACCTTATCTTGCTTTTGGAACAGGGCACGCAGTTATTGTTAATAAGGACAGTAATATTCTTATAAAGGAAGATTTAAAAGATAAAGAAGTGGGAGTTCAGTTAGGTTCCAAACAAGAACAATTAGCTGAAAAAGAGGGGGCTAAAATAGTTTTATTTGATTCTTTTGCAGGAGCGATTCTAGCATTAAAACAAAATAAGATAGATGCAGTAGTTATGGATGAGAATAGTGGAGAAGAATATATGAAAAAAACAAAGGAATTAAAAATAGTTGATAAAATTATGGATAATTCTCCGGGGGAATCTTTAGCATTTAAAAAAGGAAATAAAAAATTATTAAAAGAATTTGAAATAGCCTTTGAGAAAGTATTAAAAAATGGTGAATATTTAGAATTAGTTAAAAAATATTTTCCTAATAAAGTAGAGAAAAATATTATTAAATAA
- a CDS encoding acyl-CoA dehydrogenase family protein — MDFKLTEKQQFIQNMVREFSEKKLAPGAIERDKTSEFDVELYKELGKMGVIGLPYPKEYGGSGEDYMAYALAVEEISKVDAAVGISYSVSTSLYGGSIMASGATEEQKKKFLTPVMKGESFGAFGLTEPNAGSDAGGCITTAVRDGDYYIINGLKCFSTNGPLADYYVVYALTEPEKGAKGLSAFVLETKTPGCSVGHIEDKSGIKSAQVSEMIFENCRIPAENLLGKEGDGFKIAMKTLDGGRIGVAAQGLGIAKGAFEIARKYLMQRKQFGKPLFKNQYIAFKMAELKVQIAQAEMMLYKAATDKSLGEPYSQSAAMAKLVCTDAAMKVTTEAVQMLGGNGYMREYEVERMMRDAKITQIYEGTNEIQKLIISGSIFR, encoded by the coding sequence ATGGATTTTAAATTAACAGAAAAACAACAATTTATTCAAAATATGGTTAGAGAATTTTCAGAAAAAAAATTAGCACCAGGAGCAATAGAAAGAGATAAAACTAGTGAATTTGATGTGGAATTATACAAAGAACTTGGGAAAATGGGAGTAATAGGGTTACCTTATCCTAAAGAATATGGTGGATCTGGAGAAGATTATATGGCTTATGCTCTTGCTGTGGAAGAAATTTCAAAAGTAGATGCGGCAGTTGGAATTTCATATTCAGTAAGTACTTCACTTTATGGTGGATCAATAATGGCTTCAGGGGCAACAGAAGAACAAAAGAAGAAATTTTTAACACCAGTAATGAAGGGAGAATCTTTTGGAGCTTTTGGTTTAACAGAACCAAATGCAGGATCTGATGCAGGTGGATGTATAACAACAGCCGTAAGAGATGGAGATTATTATATTATAAATGGTTTGAAATGTTTTAGTACTAATGGACCTTTAGCAGATTACTATGTGGTTTATGCTCTAACAGAACCAGAAAAAGGAGCAAAAGGATTATCAGCATTTGTTCTTGAGACAAAAACTCCAGGATGTTCAGTAGGTCATATTGAAGATAAATCAGGAATAAAATCAGCTCAAGTTTCAGAGATGATTTTTGAAAACTGCAGAATTCCAGCAGAAAATTTACTTGGAAAAGAGGGAGATGGATTTAAAATAGCAATGAAAACTCTAGATGGAGGAAGAATAGGAGTTGCAGCTCAAGGTTTAGGAATTGCAAAAGGTGCATTTGAAATAGCAAGAAAATATTTAATGCAAAGAAAACAATTTGGAAAGCCACTATTTAAAAATCAATATATAGCTTTTAAAATGGCGGAATTAAAAGTGCAAATAGCTCAAGCAGAAATGATGCTTTATAAAGCAGCAACAGATAAATCATTAGGAGAACCTTATTCTCAATCAGCAGCAATGGCTAAATTAGTTTGTACAGATGCAGCAATGAAAGTAACTACAGAAGCAGTACAAATGTTAGGTGGAAATGGATATATGAGAGAGTATGAAGTAGAAAGAATGATGAGAGATGCTAAAATTACTCAAATTTATGAAGGAACAAATGAAATTCAAAAATTAATAATAAGTGGATCTATTTTTAGATAA
- a CDS encoding enoyl-CoA hydratase-related protein, producing the protein MENILFEEKDGVMFITINRPKALNALNSSTIEELGEVIANVEKRKDIKTVIITGSGEKAFVAGADISEMHTLNAMEGRELARKAQKVFSKIEHMPQVVIAAVNGYALGGGCELSMACDLRVASEKAKFGQPEVNLGILPGFAGTQRLPRLVGKGIAKELIFTTDMIDAKRAYEIGLANKVVAHESLMEETEKMARKIMTKGMFGVSLAKAAINDGMNMDTESAYKYEADMFGLCFATEDQKEGMEAFLNKRKADFKNF; encoded by the coding sequence ATGGAAAATATATTATTTGAAGAAAAAGATGGGGTAATGTTTATAACTATTAATAGACCAAAGGCATTAAATGCTTTAAATTCTTCAACTATAGAAGAACTAGGAGAAGTTATAGCTAATGTTGAAAAGAGAAAAGATATAAAAACAGTTATAATTACAGGATCAGGAGAGAAGGCATTTGTTGCAGGAGCTGATATTTCTGAAATGCATACGCTTAATGCTATGGAAGGAAGAGAATTAGCTAGAAAAGCTCAAAAAGTATTTTCTAAAATAGAACATATGCCACAAGTTGTAATTGCTGCTGTTAATGGATATGCTTTAGGTGGTGGATGTGAATTATCAATGGCTTGTGATCTAAGAGTTGCATCAGAAAAAGCAAAGTTTGGGCAACCAGAAGTTAATTTAGGAATTTTACCTGGATTTGCAGGAACACAAAGATTGCCAAGATTAGTAGGAAAAGGAATTGCAAAAGAATTAATTTTTACTACTGATATGATTGATGCAAAAAGAGCTTATGAAATTGGACTTGCAAATAAAGTAGTAGCTCATGAATCATTGATGGAAGAAACTGAAAAAATGGCTAGGAAAATAATGACTAAGGGAATGTTTGGTGTATCATTAGCAAAAGCAGCTATAAATGATGGAATGAATATGGATACTGAGTCAGCTTATAAATATGAAGCGGATATGTTTGGATTATGTTTTGCAACAGAAGATCAAAAAGAAGGTATGGAGGCTTTTTTAAATAAAAGAAAAGCTGATTTTAAAAACTTTTAA
- a CDS encoding EAL domain-containing protein, translating into MVNKKYTILVVDDSEINISILDKILKEDYNVLSAKNGKEALEIIRSEKHKIATILLDLVMPIMDGFEFLRIHQKDRLISGIPIIVMTQQNDTQTEIKALSLGASDFLPKPYNPVIIKHRINNIIELIQNSLLVNTLEKDSLTNLYTKEAFYGYVERYLKNSKLEFDIIGLNIERFKLINNIFGMKEGDKLLKFIANLIERKFADYKIICSRAVADQFYIFINRDAKYEKILYEIEKEIKSYNLNIEILMHFGIYEIKNLKDPVSIMCDRVKLAIDSIKGKYNILYSYYDDEIIEKIMAEQQLLNCMEESLENKDFKVYLQPKTNLITGEVVGAEALIRWIHKDLGFITPNRFIPLFEKNGFITNIDMFVLERVCFVIKNWLERDIKPIKISINLSRVDIYNPNLINMMMVIIDKYQVPIKYISLEITETSYTENSKQLITVVKQLKKIGFNIEMDDFGSGYSSLNMLEELPIDVLKLDMKFLETSSKTKNNIGILNFVVSLAKWLDLSLIVEGVETLEQVNYLKSIGYVYGQGYYFSKPMPENDFEEYLLKKRDGLINLSKKEKVKNLFVPLIEIEEIWNPNSQFSKIFGSNLGIFSILEYTDRKLSVIRANERFFEKVNISRDIIYNKELNILDLIHNQDKEEFIQKLDGVFIGNKEFSMKLKVKDLNDFSTYFKSDIKVVPLITTTTKLILLVSYENIEKINN; encoded by the coding sequence ATGGTTAATAAAAAATACACGATATTAGTAGTTGATGATAGTGAAATAAATATAAGTATATTAGATAAAATATTAAAAGAGGATTATAATGTCTTATCTGCAAAAAATGGAAAAGAAGCTTTAGAGATTATTCGTTCTGAAAAGCATAAAATAGCAACTATTTTACTGGATTTGGTAATGCCTATAATGGATGGATTTGAATTTTTAAGGATACATCAAAAAGATAGATTAATTTCAGGTATACCTATTATTGTTATGACTCAGCAAAATGATACACAAACTGAAATAAAGGCTTTATCATTAGGTGCTTCTGATTTTTTACCTAAACCCTATAATCCAGTTATAATAAAACATAGAATTAACAATATCATTGAATTAATCCAAAATTCTTTACTTGTAAATACTTTAGAAAAAGATAGTTTAACTAACTTATATACTAAAGAAGCTTTTTATGGATATGTTGAAAGATATTTAAAAAATTCCAAATTAGAATTTGATATAATCGGTTTAAATATTGAAAGATTTAAATTGATTAATAATATTTTTGGAATGAAAGAGGGAGATAAATTACTTAAATTTATAGCAAATTTAATAGAAAGAAAATTTGCTGATTATAAGATTATATGTTCCAGAGCTGTTGCAGATCAATTTTATATTTTTATAAATAGGGATGCAAAATATGAAAAGATATTATACGAAATAGAGAAAGAAATAAAAAGTTATAATTTAAATATAGAAATTTTAATGCATTTTGGAATATATGAAATAAAAAATTTAAAAGATCCAGTGAGTATAATGTGTGATCGAGTAAAATTAGCTATAGATTCAATAAAAGGAAAATATAATATACTTTATTCCTATTATGACGATGAAATAATAGAAAAAATAATGGCAGAACAGCAGCTTTTAAATTGTATGGAAGAGTCTCTAGAAAATAAAGATTTTAAAGTTTATTTACAACCGAAAACTAACTTAATAACAGGAGAAGTTGTAGGAGCAGAGGCATTAATTAGGTGGATACATAAAGATTTAGGTTTTATAACTCCAAATAGATTTATTCCTTTATTTGAAAAAAATGGATTTATAACAAATATTGATATGTTTGTATTAGAGAGAGTATGTTTTGTAATAAAAAACTGGTTAGAACGAGATATAAAACCAATAAAAATTTCAATAAATTTATCTAGAGTAGATATATATAACCCAAATTTAATAAATATGATGATGGTAATTATTGATAAATATCAAGTTCCTATTAAATATATTAGTTTAGAAATAACAGAAACTTCTTATACAGAAAATTCTAAGCAATTAATAACAGTAGTAAAACAATTGAAAAAAATAGGATTTAACATAGAAATGGATGATTTTGGAAGTGGTTATTCTTCTTTAAATATGCTTGAGGAATTACCAATTGATGTTTTAAAATTAGATATGAAATTTTTGGAAACTTCTTCAAAAACAAAAAATAATATAGGAATTTTAAATTTTGTAGTAAGTTTAGCAAAATGGTTAGATTTATCTTTGATTGTAGAAGGGGTAGAAACTTTAGAACAAGTTAATTATTTAAAAAGTATAGGTTATGTTTATGGTCAAGGGTATTATTTTTCTAAACCTATGCCAGAAAATGATTTTGAAGAATATTTATTGAAAAAAAGAGATGGATTAATAAATTTAAGTAAAAAGGAAAAAGTAAAAAATTTGTTTGTTCCTTTGATTGAGATAGAAGAAATATGGAATCCCAATTCTCAATTTAGTAAAATTTTTGGAAGTAATCTTGGAATTTTTTCAATATTGGAATATACAGATAGAAAATTATCAGTAATAAGAGCCAATGAAAGATTTTTTGAAAAAGTTAACATTTCTAGAGATATAATCTATAATAAAGAATTAAATATTTTAGATTTAATTCACAATCAAGATAAGGAAGAGTTTATTCAAAAACTTGATGGGGTATTTATAGGGAATAAAGAATTTTCAATGAAATTAAAAGTAAAAGATTTAAATGATTTCTCTACTTATTTTAAATCGGATATAAAAGTAGTTCCTTTGATAACCACAACAACAAAATTAATTTTGTTAGTTTCTTATGAAAATATAGAAAAAATAAATAATTAA
- a CDS encoding carbamoyl-phosphate synthase domain-containing protein, with amino-acid sequence MKGKLILENGNVFEGKIFGELNDTVGEIVFNTGMTGYQELLTDPSYCGQIVVMTYPMIGNYGINLEDMESNGSYLKGFIIKEDAKLPNNFRCEMTLDGFLRQNNIVAFKGVDTRQLVKIIREEGAMKAIITSEDLTEKELAEKFNSFDNSKAVSEVSTKE; translated from the coding sequence ATGAAAGGAAAATTAATTCTTGAAAATGGAAATGTTTTTGAAGGGAAAATCTTTGGAGAACTTAACGATACAGTAGGAGAAATAGTTTTTAATACTGGAATGACTGGTTATCAAGAGCTTTTAACTGATCCATCTTACTGTGGACAAATTGTTGTTATGACGTATCCAATGATAGGAAATTATGGTATAAATTTAGAAGATATGGAGTCTAACGGTTCATATTTAAAAGGCTTTATAATAAAAGAAGATGCAAAACTTCCTAACAATTTTAGATGTGAAATGACTTTAGATGGATTTTTAAGACAAAATAATATCGTTGCTTTTAAAGGAGTAGATACTAGACAACTTGTTAAAATAATTAGAGAAGAAGGAGCTATGAAAGCTATTATCACTTCTGAAGATTTAACAGAAAAAGAACTAGCTGAAAAATTTAACAGTTTTGATAATTCAAAAGCTGTCAGTGAAGTTAGTACAAAAGAA
- a CDS encoding GrdX family protein — MKFKIITNNKKVFHFYKETDDVVYLKDTLKEANLTKVLAEVYKYVLKGHKLLSDPIIYNLENIENPFKSILISKDIDRSGINSLKMVKGALKISEKLPQPDLEKNSKDRLEEYRYVDLNLLRNSIKELSTKNK; from the coding sequence ATGAAATTTAAAATAATAACAAATAACAAAAAAGTTTTTCATTTCTATAAGGAGACTGATGATGTTGTTTATTTGAAAGATACTTTAAAAGAGGCTAATTTAACAAAGGTTTTAGCAGAAGTTTATAAATATGTATTGAAGGGGCATAAATTATTGAGTGATCCAATAATTTATAATTTAGAAAATATAGAGAATCCATTTAAATCAATATTAATTTCTAAAGATATTGATAGAAGTGGAATAAATTCTTTAAAAATGGTAAAGGGTGCTTTAAAAATATCAGAAAAATTACCTCAGCCTGATTTAGAAAAAAATTCCAAGGATCGTCTAGAGGAATACAGGTACGTGGATCTTAATTTATTGAGAAATAGTATAAAAGAATTAAGTACAAAAAATAAATAG